A part of Maridesulfovibrio hydrothermalis AM13 = DSM 14728 genomic DNA contains:
- a CDS encoding BMP family ABC transporter substrate-binding protein, with amino-acid sequence MRYFIILISFFAVLFAYADCAHADKFNPVIIYQGSIEDNSFNVSVHEGVKSFTEKTGLNCTEVVVGFGMDKYFDCVVKYADDGYSPIFALYGNHFSGLVDFVRRYPATRFIVLDTVYDEPNMFSFVLEEHEGSFLAGALAAMASKSKIIGFISVVDIPFLRRFWCGYVQGAKYVDPQITVLDGFIGSYDGAWFDGNATAALADDLMDQGADVIYQAAGGAGPAVLKAAAARGKLGIGVDVNQNGLYPGSVLTSMLKRTDKIILAALMLAKRGIWRDNFKRLGLEQEVVGISFDEHNKSLITSEMRLRIETIKKDIVLGSISVHDYTEDLKCPLP; translated from the coding sequence ATGCGTTATTTTATTATCTTAATTTCTTTTTTCGCTGTTCTCTTTGCGTATGCTGATTGCGCCCATGCTGACAAGTTTAATCCTGTTATTATCTATCAGGGAAGTATTGAAGACAATTCATTTAATGTATCTGTCCACGAAGGTGTTAAGAGTTTTACAGAAAAGACCGGTTTAAATTGCACTGAGGTCGTTGTCGGTTTTGGCATGGATAAATATTTCGACTGTGTTGTAAAATATGCAGATGATGGCTACTCTCCCATTTTTGCACTTTATGGCAATCACTTTTCAGGTTTGGTTGATTTTGTGCGCCGGTATCCGGCAACGCGTTTTATTGTGCTTGATACTGTTTATGATGAGCCTAATATGTTTTCTTTTGTTCTGGAAGAACACGAGGGATCGTTTCTTGCCGGAGCCTTGGCAGCTATGGCTTCAAAAAGTAAAATAATCGGTTTTATTTCGGTTGTCGACATTCCATTTTTGCGGCGGTTCTGGTGCGGGTATGTGCAGGGGGCAAAATACGTTGACCCGCAAATAACAGTTCTAGACGGGTTTATTGGCAGTTACGATGGAGCGTGGTTTGACGGCAATGCCACAGCCGCTCTTGCTGATGATCTTATGGATCAGGGAGCGGATGTCATCTATCAGGCTGCCGGCGGGGCCGGGCCTGCTGTATTGAAGGCCGCTGCCGCTCGCGGAAAACTTGGGATCGGCGTGGACGTTAATCAGAATGGGCTTTATCCCGGCAGTGTGCTGACCTCCATGCTTAAACGTACTGATAAAATTATTCTGGCGGCGTTGATGCTAGCCAAAAGGGGGATTTGGCGGGATAATTTTAAACGGCTTGGACTTGAACAGGAGGTTGTGGGGATTTCTTTCGATGAGCACAACAAATCTTTGATTACTTCTGAAATGCGCTTGCGAATTGAGACTATAAAGAAAGATATTGTTCTTGGTTCTATCTCTGTTCACGACTACACTGAGGATTTGAAGTGTCCCCTTCCCTGA
- a CDS encoding bacteriohemerythrin, with the protein MNISTRLKFSVVLLGLIPVLLALIIWFICPELTRTGNVTTVLVSSTVFSLIVAGLVFFSIRRDLTTPMKKLGQYAVSIQKGKRMNACDGNFKYELLELKEAICAMVDGLEEASENAKALRREAEIKALESENALKSSREKEEETNKLITSMRKVADKATESSVRIFSNLNELTERIESVSEGVDIQRDRMTETATAMEEMNSTVFEVARNASLAAGNAEESKSKASTGAKGVSESVEAIRKVEKEVLSLKETMAQLGDRAVNIGNVIDVINDIADQTNLLALNAAIEAARAGEAGRGFAVVADEVRKLAEKTMVATKEVGDAINDIQSHAHTNVASVERAAADIVSGTETAVESGRYMHQIVAIIDSTSEQVDSIATASEEQSATSEEINSAVSDVTRVAQETAEGMEQARHVLIEVSGLVQELDSLIHGMATGNLDGASGKELVTWSDSAYSVGVRTIDVQHKKLVGMINALHKAMRDRASGSVMQELVDKLKNYTVEHFRTEEQLFDKFGYPHTAEHKVLHEKFVNQVLEFDSALRSGKAKVTMEVMHFLKDWLIQHIQGEDRKYTSFMNSNGVR; encoded by the coding sequence ATGAATATTTCTACCCGCCTGAAATTTTCGGTTGTTCTTCTTGGGCTTATTCCAGTTCTTTTGGCACTGATAATATGGTTTATTTGTCCTGAACTTACCAGAACAGGGAATGTAACAACTGTGCTGGTCAGTAGCACTGTTTTCAGTTTAATTGTGGCCGGATTGGTTTTTTTCAGTATCCGCCGTGATTTAACGACCCCTATGAAAAAGCTTGGACAGTATGCTGTCAGCATTCAGAAAGGTAAAAGAATGAACGCTTGTGACGGGAATTTTAAATATGAGTTACTTGAACTTAAGGAAGCGATCTGTGCAATGGTTGATGGCCTTGAAGAAGCAAGTGAAAATGCCAAAGCCCTGCGGCGTGAAGCTGAAATTAAAGCTCTTGAAAGTGAAAATGCTCTAAAAAGCAGCCGTGAAAAGGAAGAGGAAACTAACAAGCTTATCACCTCCATGCGTAAGGTTGCTGATAAAGCTACAGAGTCTTCGGTCCGTATCTTTTCGAACCTTAATGAACTGACTGAGCGCATAGAATCTGTCAGTGAAGGCGTTGACATTCAGCGTGACCGTATGACTGAGACTGCTACAGCTATGGAGGAAATGAATTCCACTGTTTTTGAAGTGGCCAGAAATGCTTCCCTTGCAGCTGGAAATGCTGAGGAGTCCAAGAGTAAAGCCAGCACCGGAGCCAAGGGGGTCAGCGAATCTGTCGAAGCGATAAGAAAAGTTGAAAAAGAAGTTCTTTCCCTTAAAGAAACGATGGCCCAGCTTGGAGACAGGGCTGTGAATATCGGTAATGTTATTGATGTGATCAATGACATCGCTGATCAGACCAACCTTCTGGCTTTGAACGCGGCCATTGAGGCTGCCAGAGCAGGAGAGGCCGGACGCGGATTTGCAGTCGTTGCTGATGAGGTCCGCAAACTTGCAGAGAAAACTATGGTCGCTACCAAAGAGGTCGGCGATGCAATAAATGATATTCAATCCCACGCGCATACCAACGTTGCATCGGTTGAACGTGCCGCTGCGGATATTGTTTCCGGAACCGAGACAGCAGTTGAGTCCGGACGGTATATGCATCAGATTGTAGCAATTATTGATTCCACTTCCGAACAGGTTGATTCCATTGCGACCGCTTCTGAAGAACAGTCAGCCACCAGCGAAGAAATTAACAGTGCAGTTTCTGATGTAACCCGCGTGGCGCAGGAAACGGCTGAAGGGATGGAGCAGGCACGTCATGTGCTTATCGAAGTATCCGGTCTGGTGCAGGAATTGGACTCTTTGATTCATGGCATGGCTACGGGAAATCTGGATGGAGCTTCCGGCAAGGAGCTGGTTACATGGAGTGATAGTGCTTATTCAGTAGGTGTCCGTACAATCGACGTGCAGCATAAAAAGCTGGTAGGTATGATCAATGCTCTGCACAAGGCTATGCGTGATCGCGCTTCGGGATCTGTTATGCAGGAGCTGGTTGATAAACTCAAAAATTATACTGTCGAGCATTTCAGAACCGAAGAACAGCTTTTTGATAAATTTGGCTATCCTCATACCGCAGAGCATAAGGTATTGCATGAAAAATTTGTAAATCAGGTGCTTGAATTTGATTCCGCATTGCGTAGCGGTAAAGCTAAGGTTACTATGGAAGTAATGCATTTTCTTAAAGACTGGCTGATTCAGCACATTCAGGGTGAAGACAGAAAATATACTTCTTTTATGAACAGCAATGGAGTCAGGTAG
- a CDS encoding DUF481 domain-containing protein, producing MNFRPIFTFTLLFIFMTASAVQADTVLLLNGDRLSGKIISMENSKLSLRTDYAGTVSIDWPRIKSIDSDQDMTVFIKHSATADKESAEDFSSEKIKKVGTDTPFPTARVAAINKTPRQYTFTGKLQAGWNRSEGNTRKENISAAFDLSYRIGRDRFNGQGNHYWGTSKGQRSGYNWMLDGEYNRFLNEKLYFSGSGGMKQDQFQDLNMRSVIGTGLGYQFFSSRNLSLSVEAGPAYVWEEYSSRNDRTFLAGRWAIDFGWWIFPEYLKLFHTQTGLISSSDSDNWLWQSKSGVQFPIVKNFFGSFQYNYDWTNDPVPGKRKVDSRMMFNLGYSFADFPWNWDEM from the coding sequence ATGAATTTCAGACCAATATTTACATTTACCTTACTGTTTATTTTCATGACGGCATCAGCGGTTCAAGCTGATACGGTCCTTCTTTTGAATGGCGACAGGCTCAGTGGAAAAATAATTTCCATGGAAAACAGCAAACTGAGCCTCAGAACAGATTATGCAGGTACAGTTTCAATTGACTGGCCCCGAATCAAATCCATTGATTCGGATCAGGATATGACCGTTTTTATTAAACATTCAGCAACGGCAGACAAAGAAAGTGCTGAGGATTTCAGTTCGGAAAAGATTAAAAAAGTCGGCACGGACACCCCGTTTCCAACCGCAAGAGTTGCTGCCATAAACAAAACTCCCCGCCAATATACCTTTACCGGAAAATTACAGGCCGGCTGGAATAGATCTGAAGGCAATACCCGAAAAGAAAATATCAGTGCTGCTTTTGACCTCAGCTACAGAATCGGCAGAGACCGGTTTAATGGACAAGGTAACCACTATTGGGGGACATCCAAGGGACAGCGATCCGGTTACAACTGGATGCTGGATGGTGAATACAACCGGTTTCTGAATGAAAAGTTATATTTCAGCGGCTCCGGTGGAATGAAGCAGGACCAGTTTCAAGATCTGAATATGAGATCGGTGATCGGCACAGGACTGGGCTATCAATTTTTCAGCAGCAGGAATTTATCACTTTCAGTAGAAGCTGGACCGGCCTATGTCTGGGAAGAATATTCCAGCCGCAACGATAGAACTTTTCTGGCCGGAAGATGGGCCATAGATTTCGGCTGGTGGATTTTCCCGGAGTACTTAAAGCTCTTCCATACCCAGACAGGACTGATCAGCTCTTCGGATTCAGATAACTGGCTCTGGCAGTCAAAGTCCGGCGTGCAGTTCCCCATCGTGAAAAATTTCTTCGGCTCATTCCAGTACAACTACGACTGGACCAATGATCCGGTTCCGGGAAAAAGAAAAGTCGATTCACGGATGATGTTCAATCTTGGATACTCCTTCGCCGACTTCCCCTGGAACTGGGATGAAATGTAG
- a CDS encoding potassium channel family protein, whose amino-acid sequence MKKGSILFVAALVGYSAVILLIYYFESANESSNIKTLFDAFWYSLVTLTTVGYGDLYPTSIAGKMISMTMVLGSLGILGLFIGKLTEYIQALAERRKMGFDGTDFSNHVIIVGWNEFSEDVLTQLVHAGKKVCVITDNKDHIDFIYENFKKEQVFVVYSDMNCRECLKKANASEAVSLMPNFGDDAKNLVFVLNAKKYHPHLSFVVTIDNGELKETFTSAGVSFAVCRNDISSKIVASYIFEPSVARFNEDLLSSAADNKDYDIQQYYVKEGIKYAGMTYGAVFDDLKNTFNVLAIGVSRSNGQEQVLNKLPDSSFEVKSGDYIIVLTSGRCVKELNKQFDCSEGLYYAEHV is encoded by the coding sequence ATGAAAAAAGGCAGTATTCTTTTTGTTGCAGCTCTGGTCGGATATTCGGCCGTAATTCTGCTCATATATTATTTTGAATCAGCAAATGAGAGTTCAAACATTAAGACTCTCTTTGATGCTTTCTGGTATTCGCTGGTGACCCTGACAACTGTCGGGTACGGAGATCTATATCCGACCTCTATCGCCGGTAAGATGATATCCATGACTATGGTGCTGGGCAGCCTCGGGATTCTGGGACTTTTTATAGGTAAACTTACCGAATATATTCAAGCTTTGGCGGAGAGACGTAAAATGGGCTTTGACGGAACCGATTTTTCAAATCATGTGATTATTGTGGGATGGAATGAATTTTCTGAGGACGTGCTGACTCAGCTGGTTCATGCCGGGAAAAAGGTTTGTGTTATTACTGACAACAAAGACCATATTGATTTCATTTATGAAAATTTTAAAAAGGAACAGGTTTTTGTGGTTTATTCAGACATGAATTGCCGCGAGTGTCTTAAAAAGGCCAATGCCTCAGAAGCTGTGTCCCTTATGCCGAATTTCGGCGATGATGCTAAAAATCTTGTGTTTGTGTTGAATGCGAAAAAGTATCATCCGCACCTTTCTTTTGTTGTAACCATTGATAATGGCGAGCTTAAAGAGACTTTTACCAGCGCAGGAGTAAGTTTCGCTGTCTGCCGTAATGATATCTCATCCAAGATTGTTGCAAGCTATATTTTCGAACCCAGCGTTGCCCGTTTTAATGAAGACCTTTTATCATCTGCGGCGGATAATAAAGATTATGATATTCAGCAGTATTACGTAAAAGAGGGCATTAAATACGCAGGGATGACTTATGGTGCTGTTTTTGATGATCTCAAAAATACATTCAACGTGCTGGCTATCGGAGTAAGTCGCAGTAACGGGCAGGAGCAGGTTTTAAATAAACTTCCAGATTCTTCGTTCGAAGTAAAATCCGGTGACTACATAATTGTCCTGACCTCGGGGCGTTGCGTGAAAGAACTCAACAAGCAGTTCGATTGTTCTGAAGGGCTTTATTATGCAGAACATGTTTAA
- a CDS encoding GGDEF domain-containing protein: MSPSLIANNDTKFHSVALYLVWVLLLGLLLPLTAGMIITLEHERRELEEGLADFHQETLKTLVESTEDAMLSFSPEGVSNTVQFLLRDERIVSIEVFSAIFDLYLMKVSKEIFEQQFDSVTLREVVSKDGEELGYVQVTVDRSWIVPRIEAERNSIFLLFLAMFLGALLLVLPTIYFKILKPLNRLKKQAEVLSAGELGIACEWQGRDELSMLGRTLDDMRSRLDENFKTMKDIAVTDELTGLPNRRGFNSEVARLMYLSSRYNHPLSIAMLDLDYFKEVNDTYGHGMGDEVLIEFSRLVCSRIRNTDLFARIGGEEFILVMPETSVKVAAQVLFELKEVVAQNVFPHGKKLTVSIGMTEYSGVENVGQLLETADKALYEAKEKGRDRVVVYPAPALI; encoded by the coding sequence GTGTCCCCTTCCCTGATTGCAAATAATGATACTAAATTTCATAGTGTGGCTTTGTATCTGGTCTGGGTTTTACTTTTAGGGCTGCTTCTTCCGCTGACTGCCGGTATGATAATCACCCTTGAGCATGAACGGAGGGAGCTTGAGGAAGGGTTGGCTGATTTTCATCAGGAAACTTTAAAGACCCTTGTGGAAAGCACTGAGGATGCAATGCTTTCATTTTCACCGGAAGGGGTCAGCAATACGGTTCAGTTTCTTTTAAGAGATGAACGGATAGTCAGTATTGAAGTTTTTTCAGCTATTTTTGATCTGTATCTTATGAAGGTATCCAAAGAGATTTTTGAACAGCAATTTGATTCCGTAACCTTGCGGGAAGTCGTTTCAAAAGATGGAGAAGAACTTGGATATGTTCAGGTTACAGTTGATCGCAGTTGGATAGTTCCCCGGATAGAGGCAGAGCGTAATAGTATTTTTCTCCTTTTTTTAGCTATGTTTCTGGGAGCTTTGCTGCTAGTTCTCCCTACTATTTATTTCAAAATATTAAAGCCTCTTAACCGGCTGAAAAAGCAGGCTGAAGTATTGTCGGCAGGTGAGCTTGGTATCGCGTGCGAGTGGCAGGGCAGGGATGAGCTGTCCATGCTTGGAAGAACTTTGGATGACATGCGCAGCAGGCTTGATGAAAATTTCAAGACGATGAAAGATATAGCCGTTACTGATGAGTTGACCGGACTGCCTAATAGGCGTGGATTCAATTCAGAAGTTGCAAGACTGATGTATTTAAGCAGTCGCTATAATCACCCTTTGTCCATTGCAATGTTGGATCTTGATTACTTTAAAGAGGTTAACGATACATACGGGCATGGCATGGGGGATGAAGTCCTGATAGAATTTTCCCGGCTGGTTTGCAGCAGGATCAGAAATACGGATTTATTTGCCCGTATCGGGGGGGAAGAATTTATTCTCGTTATGCCTGAAACATCGGTTAAAGTTGCCGCACAGGTTCTTTTTGAACTAAAGGAAGTCGTTGCTCAAAATGTTTTTCCGCATGGTAAAAAACTTACAGTCAGTATCGGGATGACAGAGTATTCCGGTGTGGAGAATGTCGGGCAGCTTCTTGAAACCGCCGACAAAGCTCTTTATGAAGCCAAAGAAAAAGGGCGGGACCGAGTGGTGGTTTATCCCGCTCCCGCTTTGATTTAA
- a CDS encoding ATP-binding protein — translation MLELRRQENIIFGNHGSSSSYKIFFGVVLLLWTLAAGLLLYWSLQKRDEGIVDSARMYATTITELDILYRRWNAMHGGLYAPVSDNLSPNLYLTVPDRDVETTTGQKLTKINPAYMTRQVSEMGSKESIIVGDITSLKPLRPQNRADDWEISALKELEKGHADVSSVQIINGEKILRRMVPLLTEKNCLKCHSGQGYKVGDIRGGISVKVPLAPLIAGDLQGRRILISAIGLAWLLGCFVIYGVARIKKAEIKARANEKKYRTLIETMSEGIIILDGESDIIFCNAPFANMLGYEPDELRHTSLQVYLDADSCGEYTRKVEAITSGHQGSFELNLLKRSGGQVTILFSPRILRSDSYEAVGLLAVTTDISSLKKMEKEMLRQQRLSSVGMLAGGVAHEISGPLQFLEVNSNFLRRAFDSFNEFMHDQKVLLKLGESTSAFEARLKQHEITKMIQEIPNVLDENEKSILRISDIATSIKELARTGPVHPEPEDINSLVRQCIEITRGSWSSVAEMDADLASDPLLLNCISRDINQVLITIIMNAVDSIELMRAGKQSSDKGTIRIATGRVGGELRIVVSDNGIGISHDDLPRIFEPFFTTKKPGKGTGQGLAVAQRIINEHDGDISAESYSSRGAVFIISLPLGL, via the coding sequence ATGCTAGAGTTACGCAGACAGGAAAATATAATATTTGGTAATCATGGTTCCAGTTCAAGTTATAAAATCTTTTTCGGGGTTGTTCTTTTATTGTGGACGTTAGCCGCCGGTTTATTGTTGTACTGGAGCTTGCAGAAGAGGGATGAAGGCATTGTTGATTCCGCCCGTATGTATGCAACTACAATCACTGAACTGGATATACTCTACCGTAGATGGAATGCCATGCATGGCGGTCTTTATGCTCCTGTAAGCGATAATCTGTCTCCTAATTTATATCTCACTGTACCTGATCGGGATGTCGAAACTACTACCGGCCAGAAGCTTACCAAAATAAATCCTGCATATATGACGAGACAAGTAAGTGAAATGGGGAGCAAAGAATCTATTATTGTCGGCGATATTACTAGCTTGAAACCTCTCCGCCCTCAGAACAGGGCGGATGACTGGGAAATAAGTGCCCTTAAAGAACTTGAAAAAGGCCATGCAGATGTCAGTTCTGTTCAGATAATAAATGGTGAGAAAATTTTGCGAAGGATGGTTCCACTTTTAACTGAAAAAAATTGCTTAAAATGTCATTCCGGACAAGGTTACAAGGTCGGTGATATTCGAGGTGGAATTAGTGTCAAAGTTCCGCTTGCCCCCCTTATTGCTGGTGATCTGCAAGGACGCAGGATTCTCATTTCCGCTATTGGACTGGCGTGGTTGCTGGGATGTTTTGTCATTTATGGCGTGGCCCGGATTAAGAAGGCTGAAATAAAAGCCAGAGCAAATGAGAAGAAGTACCGCACCCTTATCGAGACCATGAGTGAGGGAATTATAATTCTTGATGGTGAAAGCGATATAATTTTCTGTAATGCGCCTTTTGCAAACATGCTTGGTTATGAGCCGGATGAGCTTCGTCATACATCCCTTCAGGTATACTTGGACGCAGATAGTTGCGGGGAGTATACCCGCAAAGTAGAGGCAATAACAAGCGGGCATCAAGGTTCGTTTGAACTTAACCTCCTTAAAAGATCCGGTGGACAGGTTACGATTCTTTTTTCTCCTCGAATTTTGCGCAGCGATTCATATGAAGCAGTAGGGCTTTTGGCCGTTACAACCGATATTTCAAGCCTTAAAAAGATGGAAAAAGAGATGCTTCGCCAGCAGCGTTTAAGCTCAGTAGGCATGCTTGCGGGCGGCGTGGCTCATGAAATCAGCGGGCCGCTTCAATTTCTGGAGGTTAATTCAAATTTTCTGCGCCGGGCTTTTGATTCATTTAATGAATTTATGCATGATCAGAAAGTTCTTCTGAAACTAGGAGAATCAACCTCCGCTTTTGAAGCGCGGCTCAAACAGCATGAAATTACCAAAATGATTCAAGAAATACCAAATGTTCTGGATGAGAATGAAAAGAGCATTCTGCGTATTTCAGACATTGCCACATCAATCAAAGAACTTGCCCGTACCGGCCCTGTGCATCCTGAGCCGGAGGATATTAATTCTCTCGTGCGGCAATGTATTGAGATTACGCGAGGTTCATGGAGCAGCGTTGCAGAGATGGATGCAGATCTTGCTTCTGATCCTCTCCTGCTTAATTGTATATCAAGAGATATTAATCAGGTGCTTATCACAATTATTATGAATGCTGTCGACTCCATAGAGCTGATGCGTGCCGGAAAGCAAAGCAGCGATAAGGGGACGATCAGGATTGCCACCGGCAGGGTCGGCGGAGAATTGCGTATTGTTGTTTCTGATAATGGTATAGGTATCTCTCATGATGATCTTCCCAGAATTTTTGAACCTTTTTTTACCACTAAAAAACCGGGCAAAGGTACAGGGCAGGGGCTTGCAGTCGCGCAAAGAATAATAAATGAACATGACGGAGACATTTCAGCAGAAAGCTACTCAAGCAGAGGGGCTGTGTTTATTATATCCCTACCTCTTGGGCTCTAG
- a CDS encoding TlpA family protein disulfide reductase, whose protein sequence is MNKLIPTFLLLAIFLGTAAYAEPPQKGDPFPNITLSGKLSAAQQNYLGINEDGPLNIAAIDAEFIIIEIYSMYCPHCQKEAPAVNNLYDKLKNSKTGNRMKLIGIGAGNSEFEIDFFKKKYKIKFPLFEDGDLSIHTATGEAGTPHFFLIHNINGKLKTVYSHKGRMGNPVDFLKSLKEAAGI, encoded by the coding sequence ATGAATAAACTTATTCCCACATTTTTGCTTTTAGCAATATTTCTCGGAACCGCAGCTTATGCCGAACCGCCGCAAAAAGGAGACCCCTTTCCAAACATAACGTTAAGCGGAAAGCTGAGCGCAGCACAGCAGAACTACTTAGGAATAAATGAAGACGGCCCCTTGAACATTGCCGCTATTGATGCGGAATTTATTATCATAGAGATATACAGCATGTACTGCCCACATTGCCAGAAGGAGGCTCCGGCTGTGAATAATCTTTATGATAAGCTCAAAAACTCAAAAACAGGCAACCGCATGAAACTGATCGGCATCGGGGCTGGCAATTCAGAATTTGAAATTGATTTCTTCAAAAAAAAATACAAAATAAAATTCCCGTTATTTGAAGATGGAGATCTGTCCATCCATACAGCTACAGGAGAAGCCGGCACACCGCATTTCTTTTTGATACACAACATCAACGGCAAACTGAAAACCGTCTACTCCCATAAAGGAAGGATGGGCAACCCTGTGGATTTTCTGAAAAGCTTGAAAGAGGCTGCCGGGATTTAA
- a CDS encoding peroxiredoxin, whose product MLKYITSFIVAALFTLCLSSANAQISQNVIYKSEKIKPVDSTLKVSTGDSAPDFNLPCISGRKISLSSYKGKMNVVLSFVPAAFTPVCSDQWPGYNIARELFEQNDAVLLGITVDNVPSLYAWTRQMGEGGVWFPVLSDFWPHGKTAQKYGILRPEGITERAIFIIDKQGIIRYIDVHDINTRPDLGGIIKALSSINK is encoded by the coding sequence ATGCTAAAATACATCACATCATTTATAGTTGCGGCACTATTTACGCTTTGCCTTTCAAGTGCAAATGCCCAGATATCACAGAATGTTATCTATAAATCAGAGAAGATAAAGCCTGTGGACAGCACCCTGAAAGTCTCTACCGGAGACAGTGCACCTGATTTTAACCTGCCCTGCATATCCGGCAGGAAAATCAGTCTTTCATCTTATAAAGGTAAAATGAACGTAGTGCTGTCCTTTGTACCCGCAGCATTCACCCCTGTCTGCTCTGATCAATGGCCCGGCTACAATATTGCCAGAGAGCTTTTTGAACAAAACGATGCCGTTTTACTGGGCATAACCGTTGACAATGTTCCATCGCTCTATGCATGGACCAGACAAATGGGAGAAGGGGGCGTATGGTTTCCAGTTCTGTCCGATTTCTGGCCCCACGGTAAAACAGCACAGAAATACGGCATACTCCGCCCTGAAGGAATCACCGAACGGGCGATATTCATCATCGATAAACAAGGAATCATACGCTACATAGATGTGCACGATATCAATACACGGCCAGATCTGGGCGGGATCATCAAAGCACTGAGCAGCATTAACAAATGA
- a CDS encoding DUF805 domain-containing protein translates to MKYYFEILKKFNDFSGKASRSEFKHFIMIHAAIICVLSFLQFATDHALVIKVLDTITGLFVVGSLLSCTALFVRRLNALGRNPKLAFAALVPVAGLLYLLVICLKADGKKKSGGIAESIKGIFQKCPKRQSAS, encoded by the coding sequence ATGAAATATTATTTTGAAATATTGAAGAAATTTAATGATTTTAGCGGCAAAGCAAGCCGCTCTGAGTTTAAGCATTTTATTATGATTCATGCCGCAATTATCTGCGTGCTGAGCTTTTTGCAATTTGCAACTGATCATGCTTTGGTCATCAAAGTTCTGGATACCATAACCGGACTCTTTGTTGTAGGATCTCTTTTGTCTTGCACTGCTTTATTTGTTCGCCGTCTGAACGCATTGGGCCGTAATCCAAAGTTGGCTTTTGCAGCACTTGTTCCGGTTGCAGGGCTTTTATATCTTCTGGTTATCTGTCTTAAGGCTGATGGAAAGAAAAAGTCCGGCGGGATTGCGGAAAGCATAAAAGGTATTTTTCAAAAGTGCCCCAAGAGGCAGAGTGCTTCGTAG
- a CDS encoding Bcr/CflA family efflux MFS transporter, giving the protein MPNFLFITMLAAFPALSTDMYLPALPTIQEQWGISLASVNLSLVMFFVFFSLFMLVYGPLSDKFGRKPVLIGGVGMYVVGCILCALATDIRFLVVARIVQAAGAGAASALSMALAKDLYEGTERQKVLAYVGVIVPLCPMIAPMMGSMMLEYLSWRWIFVCQAVLASMAFYGTLVFKEPEFDKTSGGILAMMGRYLVVLKNVEFSIYCFSFSLVSVGFFAFLAGSADIYIREFGLTEQQYAIFFGVNALGFMTGSFTCSRLCVGYSSTAILQVSLLGVVLASLGIYFLGTTQYMFAVTMFLMTFFIGVSRPVSNHMILETLETDIGAASALLTFSYFIFGAIAMGIISLDWGAKMAVIGKMGMAGGLVPLTALLLLKRRKTVN; this is encoded by the coding sequence ATGCCTAATTTTTTATTCATCACCATGCTGGCTGCATTTCCGGCTTTATCTACAGATATGTATCTGCCTGCGCTTCCCACTATTCAGGAGCAGTGGGGGATTTCCCTTGCTTCAGTTAATTTATCGCTGGTTATGTTTTTCGTTTTTTTCAGTTTGTTCATGCTCGTTTACGGGCCGCTCTCTGACAAATTCGGACGCAAACCTGTGCTCATAGGTGGAGTGGGCATGTATGTGGTGGGGTGTATCTTATGTGCTTTGGCCACAGATATCCGGTTTCTGGTGGTGGCGCGGATTGTTCAGGCAGCCGGAGCTGGCGCAGCATCCGCTTTGTCTATGGCCTTGGCAAAGGACTTATATGAAGGAACTGAGCGGCAGAAAGTGTTGGCTTACGTAGGTGTTATTGTTCCTTTATGCCCTATGATTGCGCCTATGATGGGCAGTATGATGCTGGAATATTTGTCATGGAGGTGGATTTTTGTCTGTCAGGCGGTGCTGGCTTCTATGGCGTTTTACGGGACGCTGGTTTTTAAGGAACCTGAGTTTGATAAAACTTCCGGTGGGATACTGGCTATGATGGGTCGTTATCTGGTGGTACTTAAAAATGTTGAGTTCAGCATTTATTGTTTTTCTTTTTCACTTGTAAGTGTTGGTTTTTTTGCCTTTCTGGCCGGATCGGCAGATATTTATATCAGGGAATTCGGACTAACTGAACAGCAGTATGCCATTTTTTTCGGGGTAAATGCTCTGGGATTTATGACCGGTTCCTTCACCTGCTCACGCCTTTGTGTCGGTTATTCTTCAACGGCAATACTTCAGGTCTCACTGCTCGGGGTGGTGCTTGCCAGTTTAGGTATCTATTTTCTGGGCACTACTCAGTACATGTTTGCTGTAACTATGTTTTTGATGACTTTTTTTATCGGGGTCAGCAGACCTGTCAGTAATCATATGATTCTTGAAACGCTCGAAACTGATATCGGGGCCGCATCAGCGTTGCTGACATTCAGCTATTTTATTTTTGGGGCCATTGCCATGGGGATTATATCACTGGACTGGGGAGCCAAGATGGCCGTAATCGGTAAAATGGGGATGGCCGGAGGACTGGTTCCACTGACTGCGCTGCTTTTACTGAAAAGACGAAAAACTGTTAACTGA